One window of Methanobacterium alkalithermotolerans genomic DNA carries:
- the cofG gene encoding 7,8-didemethyl-8-hydroxy-5-deazariboflavin synthase CofG — MSLKSFSRHEIINLLSSKGGEVLNLMKDANSKREHPHITFSKNVFLPLTELCRNDCGYCTFKKTPDTVSKDILMYPTKVLLSLKKAEKYGCKEALFTFGERPEEINPLKEVLNKLGFANMVEYLYHICQETLNKTSLLPHSNPGTISYADLKMLKEVNASMGLMLESSSQRLMSTIAHEKSPGKNPWLRLQTIENAGKLKIPFTTGIIVGIGETLQERAESLLELRRIQDKYGHIQEIIIQNFHSKPGIAMEKHKEPSILEMIKTVCVARLIFPDISIQLPPNLNPETAQIFLMCGLDDWGGVSPLTPDFVNPEAPWPEIEELKKLTTEAGYLLKERLAVYPRYMHPEYLSEQILEKIADLKFYNLK, encoded by the coding sequence ATGTCCCTGAAATCTTTTTCCAGGCACGAAATAATAAATTTATTAAGTTCTAAAGGGGGAGAAGTGTTAAACTTAATGAAGGATGCTAATTCTAAAAGAGAGCACCCCCATATTACTTTTTCTAAAAACGTGTTTTTGCCCCTTACTGAACTATGCCGGAATGATTGTGGTTACTGTACATTTAAAAAAACTCCAGATACAGTGAGTAAAGATATTCTAATGTACCCCACTAAAGTATTGCTTAGTTTGAAAAAAGCAGAAAAATATGGTTGTAAAGAAGCTTTATTTACATTTGGAGAGCGTCCAGAAGAAATAAACCCTTTAAAAGAAGTTCTTAATAAATTAGGTTTTGCCAATATGGTGGAATATCTCTATCATATCTGCCAGGAGACTTTAAATAAAACCAGTTTATTACCCCATTCAAATCCCGGAACAATCTCTTATGCTGATTTGAAAATGCTTAAAGAGGTTAATGCCTCCATGGGTTTGATGTTAGAAAGTAGCAGCCAGCGCCTAATGTCCACCATTGCCCATGAAAAAAGTCCGGGTAAAAATCCCTGGTTAAGGCTTCAGACTATAGAAAACGCAGGAAAACTTAAAATACCCTTTACTACCGGGATTATAGTAGGTATAGGTGAAACCCTGCAGGAAAGGGCAGAATCTCTCCTGGAACTCCGCAGGATTCAGGACAAATACGGGCATATACAGGAAATAATTATTCAAAATTTCCATTCTAAACCAGGTATTGCTATGGAAAAACACAAAGAACCCTCTATCTTAGAGATGATTAAAACAGTTTGTGTTGCCAGATTAATTTTTCCAGATATTAGTATTCAACTACCCCCTAATCTCAATCCCGAAACTGCACAGATTTTTTTGATGTGTGGCTTGGATGATTGGGGAGGTGTTTCTCCGCTAACCCCTGATTTTGTGAACCCGGAAGCGCCCTGGCCTGAAATAGAAGAATTAAAAAAACTAACCACAGAAGCGGGATACCTCCTTAAAGAAAGATTAGCTGTTTATCCCCGGTATATGCACCCTGAATATCTAAGTGAGCAGATACTGGAAAAAATAGCTGATTTAAAATTTTATAACTTAAAGTAG
- a CDS encoding DUF429 domain-containing protein produces MGIDLSAKTENDTGITIIHHNKLFFKTVFSDEEILTEIINEGPVVVAIDAPLSLPKGRCCLEKECKCSIRGHFRDSDKKMRKFGGVLPLTFYGMKLLTHRGIQLKKSIKTVMGNNLKLKIIETHPRTSGKIMGLGQDKQTTFNALNNFFWVNKKADELTNHEIDSALAALTGVYYIFEKFKELGDPSEGTIIIPETEINFDRDMNTFFPSYFKL; encoded by the coding sequence ATGGGAATTGATTTATCTGCTAAAACAGAAAACGATACGGGAATAACCATTATCCACCATAATAAATTATTTTTTAAAACAGTATTTTCAGATGAGGAAATTCTAACTGAGATAATAAATGAGGGTCCGGTGGTGGTGGCTATTGATGCTCCCCTCTCACTGCCTAAGGGCAGATGCTGCCTGGAAAAAGAGTGCAAATGTAGCATAAGAGGGCATTTTAGGGATTCTGATAAAAAAATGAGAAAATTTGGAGGAGTTTTACCTTTAACCTTTTATGGAATGAAATTATTAACTCATCGGGGCATTCAACTTAAAAAATCTATAAAAACAGTCATGGGCAATAACTTAAAACTTAAAATTATAGAAACCCATCCCCGAACATCAGGAAAAATAATGGGTTTAGGGCAGGATAAACAAACTACATTTAATGCTTTAAATAACTTTTTTTGGGTAAATAAAAAAGCTGATGAATTAACTAACCATGAAATAGATTCTGCTCTTGCTGCTTTAACCGGTGTTTATTATATTTTTGAAAAATTTAAAGAGCTGGGCGACCCTTCAGAAGGAACCATAATCATACCCGAAACCGAAATTAATTTTGATAGAGATATGAATACTTTTTTTCCTAGCTACTTTAAGTTATAA
- a CDS encoding DUF2953 domain-containing protein gives MEGTFKIKWLKITLITKKFPEKGKDKDEKEDKDEEDKEKKSEFSREDFTKTLLLLMQSRKYFLKFFKMVWHSFSLEKFKLHIILGWSSPVDTAITMGYIWSAMAILAIFPALDFSARPDFSKERIDGNAFLKFKIQLIKPFLGILWLLTKKPVRSLLWNLKKMK, from the coding sequence ATGGAAGGAACATTTAAGATAAAATGGCTCAAAATCACCCTTATAACTAAAAAATTCCCTGAAAAAGGAAAAGATAAGGATGAAAAAGAAGATAAAGACGAGGAAGATAAAGAAAAAAAATCTGAATTTTCCCGGGAAGATTTCACCAAAACTCTTTTACTCCTTATGCAATCAAGAAAATATTTTTTAAAATTTTTTAAGATGGTATGGCATTCATTTTCCCTGGAAAAATTTAAGTTACATATCATTCTGGGCTGGTCCAGCCCGGTGGATACTGCTATTACCATGGGGTATATTTGGTCTGCAATGGCTATATTGGCAATATTTCCCGCACTGGATTTTTCAGCCCGCCCTGACTTTTCAAAAGAAAGAATAGATGGTAACGCTTTTTTGAAATTTAAAATTCAGTTAATAAAGCCTTTCCTGGGAATATTATGGCTTTTAACAAAAAAACCAGTTAGATCGCTGCTATGGAATCTTAAGAAGATGAAATAA
- the mptA gene encoding GTP cyclohydrolase MptA, protein MGLVCFPDTQDNIPIIPVHLTRVGVSGVKKLLKIERDGKRPIILLPTFDAFVDLPSTQRGIHMSRNPEAISEVLEEMVEDTALEVESLCAEIVNSLLKKHKYAKRAEVSMKSDFMFMKKSPVTDNKSQEMTKIMADAIGYRDGDEVLIRKMIGAEVVGMTVCPCAQESVKETSRQKLAEFLDDDTLKKVLNTVSFASHNQRGRGMIMIEVPQDHTIRGEELIRIIEESMSASVSELLKRPDENAIVVKAHKNPMFVEDCVRNMVHKIVKEFSFLPDDTMVTVRQVNEESIHRHDAFAEKVATMGELKYEIEGMDHI, encoded by the coding sequence TTGGGTTTAGTTTGCTTCCCTGACACACAAGATAATATTCCCATTATTCCAGTTCACCTTACCCGGGTGGGAGTAAGTGGGGTAAAAAAACTATTAAAAATAGAAAGAGACGGAAAAAGACCTATAATACTTTTACCTACTTTTGATGCTTTTGTGGATCTACCCAGTACGCAAAGAGGTATCCACATGTCCAGAAATCCAGAAGCCATAAGTGAGGTCCTGGAAGAGATGGTGGAAGATACTGCATTAGAAGTGGAGTCATTATGTGCAGAAATTGTTAACAGCCTCCTTAAAAAACATAAGTATGCTAAAAGGGCAGAGGTGAGCATGAAAAGTGACTTCATGTTCATGAAAAAGTCGCCAGTTACCGATAATAAATCCCAGGAAATGACCAAGATCATGGCAGATGCCATTGGATACCGGGATGGGGATGAGGTTTTAATCCGAAAAATGATTGGGGCTGAAGTTGTGGGTATGACTGTATGTCCCTGTGCCCAGGAATCAGTTAAAGAAACTTCAAGACAAAAGTTGGCAGAATTTTTAGATGATGATACCCTTAAAAAAGTTTTAAATACGGTTTCTTTTGCCTCTCATAATCAGAGAGGGAGGGGAATGATCATGATTGAGGTTCCTCAAGATCATACCATCCGGGGAGAAGAACTAATCCGTATCATTGAAGAGTCCATGAGTGCCAGCGTTTCAGAACTTCTAAAAAGGCCAGATGAAAACGCCATAGTGGTAAAAGCCCATAAGAATCCCATGTTTGTAGAAGATTGTGTGCGGAACATGGTGCATAAAATAGTAAAAGAGTTTTCATTTTTACCGGATGATACTATGGTAACCGTACGCCAGGTCAATGAAGAAAGCATCCATAGACATGATGCTTTTGCAGAGAAAGTAGCCACCATGGGCGAATTGAAATATGAAATTGAAGGGATGGACCATATTTAA
- a CDS encoding DUF2100 domain-containing protein, which yields MDNIRTKQAENLIKLAGKTSQGTEILKDAKKGFIDVKAYERALKDLIAAEDFIYTSLPSHGLSAREAGDFTNKLLDARENIHSMLADFGVMEKISSQNQVHELSKKWIILTTKSNYKKMLMKMGVNVQQIVVAGVPLKVEDMKQLNPKIPDAALKSIDKKITHVKNDISRKMEKLKLKNILVIAESDLNGDILGKNASELYGARVVLEGNLKDLNDSKLVDILLELEN from the coding sequence ATGGATAATATAAGGACTAAGCAAGCAGAAAATCTAATTAAATTAGCAGGTAAGACTTCTCAGGGTACTGAAATTTTAAAAGATGCTAAAAAAGGTTTTATAGATGTTAAAGCCTATGAAAGAGCCTTAAAAGATCTTATTGCTGCTGAAGATTTTATTTACACCAGTTTACCATCCCATGGTTTATCAGCCCGGGAAGCCGGTGATTTTACCAACAAACTTTTGGATGCCCGGGAAAATATTCATAGTATGCTGGCTGACTTTGGAGTAATGGAAAAAATCAGCTCACAAAATCAAGTCCATGAACTTTCAAAAAAATGGATAATTCTAACCACCAAAAGTAATTATAAGAAGATGCTGATGAAGATGGGGGTGAATGTACAGCAAATAGTGGTAGCGGGGGTTCCACTAAAAGTAGAAGATATGAAACAATTAAATCCTAAAATACCTGATGCTGCCCTTAAGTCCATTGATAAGAAAATAACACATGTGAAAAATGATATTTCCCGAAAAATGGAAAAATTGAAATTAAAGAATATTTTAGTAATTGCAGAATCAGATTTAAATGGAGATATTTTAGGTAAAAATGCATCAGAATTGTATGGAGCCCGTGTAGTATTAGAAGGTAATTTAAAAGATCTCAATGATTCAAAACTGGTTGATATTCTTTTAGAGTTAGAAAATTAA
- a CDS encoding PAS domain S-box protein, with translation MTPFKVLIAEDDNITALQIKKKLLSWNFQVIGIASSGDEAVEMALNTLPDVILMDIILKGNMDGISAAKIILQNLEVPIIYLTAYADEKTMERARLTEPQNYIVKPFDDMELRFALEMISHRKNMEKKLLKSQNNLNLISETMDDYVGRLNQKGIISFVSSSIKRTLGYNPSEFLGKPIFEFIHPEDLEKTLKAFKECGNNKKSIKIRSRFFNIHQNYTWIESILTPLFSDEGQFNGAIFSSRQINDQIEVEEELKYAMNYSRNLIEANLDPMVTISQGGKIMDVNQATEDATGIPRNQLIGTNFSQYFTLPEKAMRGYQKTLFYGSLKDYPLTLRHITGKTMDVLYNATVYRDNEGKVQGVFAAARNITKLKKANEALKLSERHFRSLIENALDLILVLNKKGDITYASPSVEKTFGFKVHEILGFNILDLVFYQDISLANEALFEKLKKSKQSIDFEIRFQNENGSWMVCQVVAQNLLNDPAVKGIILNIKDLTQHKMAEKARNNLETIYSTLLKASLDGVIAMDLEGNITHLSQKAIEILGGDKTINYHSKTIFDIVSPSKHQLIKENMEKIIVDGYLHNIEYNFIRTDGTKFTGEMNFALSHDYQGTPKGFISTLRDISIRKEMENQIKKSLNEKEILLKEVHHRVKNNMQLISSLIGLQSEQIHDVATREMFEDSKNRIKSLALIHEILYASESMEAVEFSEYIVNLIEGLKSSYNHISKSIAIDIQAKKVLMEIDQAIPCGLIINELASNCFKYAFNSEDDNQNFKMGIKFYSRGDKIFLNIADNGPGLPGNLDFRNTETLGLQIVCTLVSQLGGEIGLDSSNGTKFNINFKKS, from the coding sequence ATGACCCCTTTTAAAGTTTTAATTGCTGAAGATGATAATATAACGGCTCTTCAAATAAAAAAGAAACTCTTGAGCTGGAATTTCCAAGTTATTGGCATTGCTTCTTCAGGTGATGAAGCAGTAGAGATGGCACTAAATACTCTACCTGATGTTATATTGATGGATATTATTTTAAAAGGAAATATGGATGGTATAAGTGCTGCAAAAATAATTTTACAAAATCTTGAAGTGCCCATTATATATTTAACGGCCTATGCTGATGAAAAAACCATGGAAAGGGCCAGATTAACTGAACCTCAAAATTATATAGTGAAACCATTTGATGATATGGAATTGAGATTTGCCCTGGAAATGATTTCCCATCGAAAAAATATGGAAAAAAAACTCCTCAAATCACAGAACAACCTTAATCTCATCAGTGAAACTATGGATGATTATGTGGGTCGTTTGAATCAAAAAGGCATTATATCTTTTGTTTCTTCTTCTATAAAAAGAACGCTGGGCTATAATCCTTCTGAATTTTTAGGAAAGCCTATTTTTGAATTTATACATCCAGAAGACCTGGAAAAAACTTTAAAAGCCTTTAAAGAATGTGGAAATAATAAAAAATCTATAAAAATAAGAAGCAGGTTCTTCAATATTCATCAGAACTATACCTGGATTGAAAGTATTTTAACTCCTCTTTTTAGTGATGAAGGCCAATTTAATGGGGCTATTTTTAGTAGTAGGCAGATAAATGACCAGATTGAAGTAGAGGAAGAACTTAAATATGCCATGAACTACTCCCGAAATCTAATTGAAGCCAATCTGGATCCTATGGTAACTATTAGTCAGGGTGGGAAGATAATGGATGTAAATCAAGCCACTGAAGATGCTACCGGAATTCCTAGAAATCAATTAATTGGAACTAACTTTTCCCAGTACTTTACTCTCCCGGAAAAAGCCATGAGGGGCTATCAAAAGACACTGTTTTACGGGTCCCTTAAAGACTATCCTTTAACTTTGAGACACATTACTGGAAAAACCATGGATGTACTCTATAATGCCACAGTATATAGGGATAATGAAGGTAAGGTACAGGGAGTTTTTGCTGCAGCCCGAAATATTACTAAATTAAAAAAGGCAAATGAAGCTTTAAAGCTTTCTGAAAGACATTTTAGATCCTTAATTGAAAATGCACTGGATTTAATACTGGTTTTAAATAAAAAGGGCGATATAACTTATGCCAGCCCTTCTGTGGAAAAAACTTTTGGATTCAAAGTTCATGAAATACTGGGCTTCAATATTCTTGATTTGGTCTTTTACCAGGATATTTCCCTGGCCAATGAAGCACTATTTGAGAAACTAAAAAAATCAAAACAGAGTATTGACTTTGAGATCAGGTTCCAAAATGAAAATGGATCATGGATGGTATGTCAGGTGGTTGCCCAAAACCTTTTAAATGATCCTGCAGTTAAAGGGATAATTTTAAATATAAAAGATCTTACTCAACATAAAATGGCAGAAAAAGCCCGCAATAATCTTGAAACAATATACAGCACCCTTTTGAAGGCCAGTTTAGATGGGGTTATTGCTATGGATCTGGAAGGAAATATCACTCACCTGTCTCAAAAAGCTATTGAAATTTTAGGAGGAGATAAAACCATAAATTATCACTCCAAAACAATTTTTGATATTGTATCTCCCTCTAAACACCAGCTTATTAAGGAAAACATGGAAAAAATTATTGTGGATGGTTATCTGCACAACATAGAATATAACTTCATCAGGACAGATGGAACTAAATTCACAGGCGAAATGAATTTTGCACTATCCCATGATTATCAAGGTACTCCTAAGGGATTTATATCTACTTTAAGAGATATAAGCATTCGTAAAGAAATGGAAAACCAGATTAAGAAGTCTTTAAATGAAAAAGAGATACTACTAAAAGAAGTACATCACCGGGTTAAAAACAACATGCAATTAATATCCAGTTTAATTGGCTTGCAGTCGGAACAAATACATGATGTTGCAACCAGAGAAATGTTCGAGGATAGTAAAAACCGTATAAAGTCTCTGGCTTTAATACATGAGATTTTATATGCATCAGAAAGCATGGAAGCAGTAGAATTTTCAGAATACATTGTAAACCTGATAGAGGGACTGAAAAGTTCCTATAACCATATCAGTAAGTCTATTGCGATAGATATCCAGGCCAAAAAAGTATTAATGGAAATTGATCAGGCCATCCCTTGTGGGCTAATTATCAATGAACTGGCCTCTAATTGCTTTAAATACGCTTTTAACTCTGAAGATGATAACCAAAACTTTAAAATGGGAATAAAATTTTATTCCCGAGGTGATAAAATTTTTTTAAATATTGCAGATAATGGCCCGGGTTTGCCCGGGAATCTTGATTTTAGAAACACTGAAACACTGGGTTTACAGATAGTATGTACTCTGGTATCTCAATTAGGTGGGGAGATAGGTCTAGATTCTTCCAATGGAACTAAATTTAATATTAATTTTAAAAAATCTTAG
- a CDS encoding GerW family sporulation protein, with protein sequence MKIEDPIKTTVEELRKLLEINNFVGEPIETEDKMLIPVMKMGMGFGAGMGKGEAPSGEGGGMGSGAGAAAGVEPVAMVVILKGIPGPEGVRVLNLSSGGPLSKAIGEIGTVITDVIKETRTKTKKEKAKEEEAAE encoded by the coding sequence ATGAAAATAGAAGATCCCATAAAAACAACAGTGGAAGAACTCAGAAAACTCCTGGAAATAAATAATTTTGTAGGAGAACCAATTGAAACAGAGGATAAAATGTTAATCCCTGTAATGAAGATGGGAATGGGTTTTGGAGCTGGAATGGGTAAAGGTGAAGCTCCATCTGGTGAAGGTGGAGGTATGGGTAGTGGTGCTGGTGCTGCAGCCGGGGTGGAGCCAGTGGCCATGGTAGTTATTTTAAAAGGAATTCCTGGACCAGAAGGGGTAAGGGTACTTAATCTCAGTTCCGGTGGCCCTTTGAGTAAGGCTATTGGCGAGATTGGTACAGTAATCACCGATGTAATAAAAGAGACCCGTACTAAAACTAAAAAAGAAAAAGCTAAAGAGGAAGAAGCCGCGGAATAA
- a CDS encoding Lrp/AsnC family transcriptional regulator produces MEIKEDQELIKIDQVDEKIISLLNEDGRMSYRKISRELDISVGTVHNRVEKLMKTGVIKKFAPIIDHSRLGYKLTAIIGVRVKGGLLKNWENRTAYHKNVLAVYDVTGEYDAFLIAKFKDTNGLDEFVKGLLKEPDVQRTYTQTVLNVVKEDLGSPKML; encoded by the coding sequence ATGGAAATTAAAGAAGACCAGGAACTTATCAAAATAGACCAAGTTGATGAAAAAATAATAAGTTTACTAAATGAAGACGGTAGAATGTCCTATAGAAAAATATCCCGAGAATTAGATATTTCAGTAGGTACCGTTCACAATAGAGTGGAAAAATTAATGAAAACAGGGGTCATAAAAAAATTTGCTCCAATAATCGATCATTCTCGTTTAGGTTACAAATTAACCGCCATAATTGGAGTAAGGGTTAAAGGTGGCCTTTTAAAAAATTGGGAAAACCGTACCGCTTATCATAAAAATGTTCTGGCAGTTTATGATGTTACAGGAGAATATGACGCCTTCCTGATAGCTAAATTTAAGGACACCAATGGTCTGGATGAATTTGTCAAAGGATTATTAAAAGAACCTGATGTGCAAAGAACCTACACTCAAACTGTTTTAAATGTGGTTAAAGAAGATTTAGGATCTCCTAAAATGCTTTAG
- a CDS encoding histone deacetylase family protein: MLIHSKDYELHQEPYHIENKDRTKSIMQKLHDKNILSRLTVSPPEKASKEDLLRVHSPGHVNFIQEFCRKGGGYLDNDTYASSQSYQVALLAAGGAIMAAKKVIQGEKWAYSLSRPPGHHAIRERAMGFCLFNNAAVAVEKIRAEDDKKRFLIFDFDVHYGNGDADIFYDDPEVMYVSIHQDPYTLFPGKGFVEEIGSGPGMGFNLNIPMIPGSNNADYIWILDKILPVVINGFKADLLLVEAGFDAHRDDPLSQINIDEDFYSWVGGYLMGLQGSMAVLLEGGYNLSALAQSNTVFINSLLDHKLLPLGEYKTQKEIETQYLNKDKVSINTLETFKEIKDTFSPFWGL; the protein is encoded by the coding sequence GTGTTAATCCATTCTAAAGATTATGAACTACATCAGGAACCCTATCATATTGAAAATAAAGATAGAACGAAATCCATAATGCAAAAGTTGCATGATAAAAATATTTTATCCCGGTTAACTGTATCTCCTCCAGAAAAGGCATCAAAAGAAGATCTGCTACGGGTTCACTCTCCCGGGCACGTGAACTTTATTCAAGAATTTTGTAGGAAGGGAGGAGGTTATCTGGATAATGATACCTATGCTTCTTCTCAAAGTTATCAGGTGGCACTTTTAGCAGCAGGAGGGGCGATAATGGCTGCAAAAAAAGTTATACAAGGAGAAAAATGGGCTTATTCCTTGTCAAGACCCCCCGGACATCATGCTATACGAGAAAGAGCTATGGGTTTTTGTTTATTTAATAATGCTGCTGTTGCTGTGGAAAAAATTCGTGCAGAAGATGATAAAAAGCGCTTTTTAATCTTTGACTTTGATGTTCACTATGGCAATGGAGATGCAGATATTTTCTATGATGACCCGGAGGTAATGTATGTATCCATCCACCAGGACCCCTATACTCTATTCCCGGGAAAAGGATTCGTGGAAGAAATAGGTTCCGGCCCGGGAATGGGTTTCAATTTGAATATTCCTATGATTCCAGGATCAAATAATGCAGATTATATATGGATTTTAGATAAAATACTGCCTGTTGTAATAAATGGATTTAAAGCAGATCTTTTGCTGGTAGAAGCGGGTTTTGATGCCCATCGTGATGATCCCCTATCTCAGATAAATATTGATGAAGATTTTTATTCCTGGGTGGGAGGTTATTTAATGGGGCTGCAGGGATCCATGGCAGTTCTTTTAGAAGGAGGGTACAATTTAAGTGCCCTGGCCCAATCCAATACCGTTTTTATAAATTCTTTATTGGACCATAAATTACTTCCTTTAGGGGAATATAAAACTCAAAAAGAAATAGAGACCCAATACTTAAATAAAGATAAGGTTTCAATAAACACTCTGGAAACTTTTAAAGAAATTAAAGATACTTTTTCACCATTTTGGGGATTGTGA
- a CDS encoding MBL fold metallo-hydrolase, with translation MKILPLGFESMGVRSMCTYVETDQKILIDPGAALTPFRFKLPPSNEELIALKKTRTSINEWASLANIITISHYHHDHFTPFEENIYLESKIEDAKTLYSGKKVFLKNPQHNINQNQKKRAKKLIENLNILPDCELIYSEKGSNPKSFKSGETKLTFSPALPHGKKGSPLGNIVAVSITYNGQKILHASDMQGPISKNSFEYILKESPDILIISGPPHYLKGYILSEKDFSKSLQNLKEIGNHIPQIIVDHHLLRNAEGLKIIKALNKSISGMLMPASQLVNKKPLLLESRRKKLSLKK, from the coding sequence ATGAAAATCCTTCCACTTGGATTTGAAAGCATGGGGGTGCGTTCTATGTGCACCTATGTGGAAACTGATCAAAAAATATTAATTGATCCCGGTGCAGCATTAACGCCCTTTAGATTCAAATTGCCTCCTTCTAATGAAGAATTAATTGCCCTTAAAAAAACCAGAACCTCCATTAATGAGTGGGCTAGTTTAGCCAACATAATCACCATTAGCCATTACCACCATGATCATTTTACTCCTTTTGAAGAAAATATTTACCTGGAATCAAAAATAGAAGATGCTAAGACTCTTTACTCTGGAAAAAAAGTTTTTTTAAAAAATCCCCAGCATAATATCAATCAGAATCAGAAAAAAAGAGCTAAAAAGTTAATAGAAAATTTGAATATTCTTCCTGACTGTGAACTAATATATAGTGAAAAGGGATCTAATCCTAAATCTTTTAAATCCGGAGAAACTAAGCTCACTTTTTCCCCTGCACTGCCTCATGGAAAAAAAGGAAGTCCTCTGGGTAATATAGTGGCTGTTAGCATAACTTACAATGGCCAGAAGATATTGCATGCATCAGATATGCAGGGCCCCATTTCAAAAAATAGCTTTGAATATATTTTAAAGGAATCACCAGATATTTTAATTATAAGTGGGCCACCCCACTACTTAAAAGGATATATTTTATCAGAAAAGGATTTTAGTAAATCTCTGCAAAATTTGAAAGAAATAGGAAATCATATACCTCAAATTATAGTTGATCATCATCTATTAAGAAATGCGGAGGGTTTGAAGATTATTAAGGCCCTGAATAAAAGTATAAGTGGTATGTTGATGCCTGCATCCCAATTAGTAAATAAAAAACCTCTTTTATTGGAATCCCGGCGTAAAAAATTATCCCTGAAAAAATAG
- a CDS encoding DUF2120 domain-containing protein: MINLHKVAGNVMEYMEAFDGSRPALDAEQILIVRGRSKKRIDANNMNLELESLFKVLGAKEIDMFSDDAASLITLMDKQIRDSVEIQGDTDPGGIHKMKESLESMNFLVEYKLGFLENIGFFIVLWKDKSGIGPCFVEIVFSNAEC; encoded by the coding sequence TTGATAAATCTTCATAAAGTTGCCGGAAATGTAATGGAATATATGGAAGCATTTGATGGTTCCCGACCGGCTTTAGATGCTGAGCAAATATTAATAGTTAGAGGCAGGTCTAAAAAAAGAATTGACGCTAACAACATGAATTTAGAACTGGAAAGTTTATTTAAGGTACTGGGAGCTAAAGAAATAGATATGTTCTCTGATGATGCAGCTTCACTTATAACCTTGATGGACAAGCAAATAAGAGATAGTGTGGAAATCCAGGGAGATACTGATCCTGGAGGAATCCACAAAATGAAAGAATCTTTAGAGTCCATGAATTTCCTGGTGGAATACAAACTGGGATTTTTAGAAAACATAGGATTTTTCATTGTTTTATGGAAAGACAAAAGTGGCATTGGTCCCTGTTTTGTTGAAATTGTATTTTCCAATGCTGAATGTTAA